The Nitrospinaceae bacterium genomic sequence CCCTTCATCGTTCCGAGGGAAGATTACGGGGACCCGATGAACAAGACCCTGAAGAGCTGGGTCAACGGGGAGATTCGCCAAGATTCCACCACAGCAAACATGATTTACGATATCCCGGCCATGCTTTCGTCGCTCTCGGAGGGCTTTACGCTTGTGCCGGGGGATATCTTCTTGACGGGAACCCCTTCGGGCGTTGGTTATGCGCGTGAGGTGCCCTCGTTCCTCGTGCCGGGCGATGTTGTTGAGGTTGAGGTCGAGGGTCTTGGTCGGCTCACGAATCCGGTCGTAGAGGCATAGACGGTTAGCTCTTAACGTTTGAAGGGAGTGTTTGATGGTAGATGAGGAAGGATTCTATCCTCCGGCTATACGGCGCGGAAACGAGCAGTATGGCGATGGGTACTCGGAGGCTTTGTTTGAGCGGCTCAATAAGCTGGACCCCGAGTTTTCGATGATCTTCCAGCGCAGTGTGCATGGCGGGCTCTATGACCGGGATGTGATTGACCACAAGACGCGTGAGCTTTGCGCCATCTCGGCGCTTTGCGTGACGGGCATGTTCAATCAGATGCGCGCCCATTTTTCGGCGGCG encodes the following:
- a CDS encoding carboxymuconolactone decarboxylase family protein; amino-acid sequence: MVDEEGFYPPAIRRGNEQYGDGYSEALFERLNKLDPEFSMIFQRSVHGGLYDRDVIDHKTRELCAISALCVTGMFNQMRAHFSAAASYGATDREILEVIIQMFTYIGAPAVLEGIKVYEGWLSEGRTMSGFGSSH